A region of Esox lucius isolate fEsoLuc1 chromosome 3, fEsoLuc1.pri, whole genome shotgun sequence DNA encodes the following proteins:
- the camsap2b gene encoding calmodulin-regulated spectrin-associated protein 2 isoform X1 has protein sequence MDGDAADTKALRRTFIVPSIKAFDHYDFTRAKISCSLTWLVAKAFGSDDVPEELAEPFYRDQYNQEHLKPPVACLLLSAELYCRAGSLILRSDAVKPLLGHNAVIQALAQKGLYVTDQDRLVTERDLTSTPIHMSSHLALMDTLMMAYTVEMVSVERVMACVHRYTPSHPDGRIRDLPYDTEDAVTTWINKVNEHLRQIVVDEQRFRESSATASQRARYRREHAQQRSAPVAPLVDNLLKDNTDGCALAALIHFYCPTSVRLEDICLKDTMSLADSLYNLQLVTDFCRDNLNHCCHFSLEDMLYAHSSIKSNYLVFMAELFWWFEVVKPSFVQPRVFDPEAASDPVQSSRTMAPVCSPAKQDLVDRPGSPEHKRLQPDAVSGVIKRSASMSYVDGCVGTWPQERRSRGISFEIPLDGDPHVTPCAGPSLRAMTRSASTEGLGAFKVHHASQGAMRRHLSFQPVNVNGQSSDGGHIPEEDYVQKTPGRSQTQPRRNQNRSSNGVLLENGSGGSGPVSPSTPPSIEEALKIIHDTERPHSSLGSGANGFFLHDGAEPPEPGEHPDDSRGSAKARADEADPNSASTEEVDTGIHVRTEDIQESLDEDNSSLRDYSDMDPDFEAMTRSCPLPQGNGERGVRNGDGNGERGERSSPGLSSVPPAPLSHVPSPASSSGGSGGVVRMTSFAEQKFRKLEGRSSGGTTPESSELNVPNTPPTRTATPEISCPAQPALTPPTPSPRDHTHLLSSEMVHLKMKLEEKRRAIEAQKKKVEAAFTRHRQKMGRTAFLNVVRRKGVTPSPTSPSPIPGGPDLDKPAQDLLPSGSLGPVERCKPDGAAPKSPCEEGVGVGVGEVDLGEYTRSIERLNTSLGFLQTEMQRLAQQQERIMAMREQQQAWVIPPPEPSPHRQLRELRSNSVAGRGSVGSLSPILSSAGGSPRAPHRSPGGIKRRPASFHSSTPRTPRPTELKVTPFRRMLNTPTSVDSLPRLRRFSPSQTQVTSFAYLGHDEGPGATEEGKERGTGGAEEPLNQTKLPETEVAAAGIRSAGTRPYSSTKESTKERGQVEESGEERRKEQLAEVLSQPVRDLVEVPLSLLKPLDGRGLETSGEGENGGELYGEDQKMCCGFFYKDDGKGEEDMALKRAALLEKRLRREKEALEKKQQQDLEQELKKEEARLKAEEEQQKKEDDKQRRDYIKNEYMRRKHLKQVEDMDVRPRHGSLKKKPRPKSIHRDVMESPKPPVRATGTRPRGFSVSSMSLASLNLADTDSNAGDKRTPRASKLGSVRGHISFFLSSPTEIKGRPDSAEGNLSSCPSRNGDKDWENESTTSSTPSNQEYTGPKLYKEPSAKSNKHIIQNALAHCCLAGKVNEGQKNKIIDEMERSGANNFLVLFRDAGCQFRSVYTYCPETEEITKLAGIGPKSITAKMIEGLYKYNSDRKQFSHIPAKTMSASVDAITIAPHLWQTKKQGTPKKLGSLK, from the exons AGTTCCCACCTGGCTCTGATGGACACACTGATGATGGCGTACACGGTGGAGATGGTGAGTGTGGAGCGGGTGATGGCCTGCGTTCACCGCTACACCCCCTCCCACCCCGACGGCCGGATCAGAGACCTGCCCTACGACACCGAGGATGCAGTCACTACTTGGATTAACAAG GTGAATGAGCACCTCAGGCAGATTGTGGTGGACGAGCAGCGGTTCAGAGAGAGCAGTGCTACTGCATCACAGAGG GCTCGCTACAGGAGGGAGCATGCTCAGCAGAGGTCAGCTCCAGTTGCCCCCCTTGTGGACAATCTGCTGAAGGACAACACGGACGGCTGTGCCCTGGCCGCACTCATTCACTTCTACTGCCCGACGTCTGTCAGACTGGAAG ATATCTGTCTGAAAGACACCATGTCACTGGCTGACAGTCTGTACAACCTGCAGCTGGTGACAGATTTCTGCAGGGACAACCTGAACCACTGCTGCCACTTCTCCCTGGAGGACATGCTCTATGCCCACTCCTCCATCAAG AGTAACTACCTGGTGTTTATGGCAGAGCTGTTCTGGTGGTTTGAAGTGGTGAAGCCTTCGTTTGTACAGCCCAGAGTCTTTGACCCAGAAG CAGCCTCTGATCCAGTCCAGTCATCAAGGACTATGGCTCCGGTCTGTAGCCCAGCCAAGCAGGACTTAGTGGACAGACCAGGCAGCCCAGAACACAAGAg GCTTCAACCAGACGCTGTGTCAG GGGTGATAAAGCGCTCGGCCTCCATGTCCTatgtggatggctgtgtggGGACATGGCCTCAGGAGAGACGCTCCAGGGGCATCTCCTTTGAGATCCCTCTGGACGGGGACCCTCATGTCACTCCCTGTGCCGGTCCCTCCCTCCGGGCCATGACCCGCTCCGCCAGCACAGAGGGCCTGGGGGCATTCAAAGTTCACCACGCGAGCCAGGGGGCCATGAGGCGGCACCTCTCCTTTCAGCCAGTCAATGTCAACGGCCAGAGCAGCGACGGCGGACACATACCTGAGGAGGACTACGTCCAGAAAACACCGGGTCGTAGCCAGACTCAGCCACGCAGGAACCAGAACAG ATCTTCCAACGGCGTTCTTCTGGAAAATGGCAGTGGGGGCAGTGGGCCCGTCAGCCCGTCGACACCCCCGAGCATTGAGGAGGCCCTGAAGATCATTCACGACACCGAGAGACCCCACAGCAGCCTGGGGTCTGGGGCCAACGGCTTCTTCCTCCACGATGGAGCTGAACCACCCGAACCAGGAGAGCACCCGGACGACTCCCGAGGATCGGCTAAGGCCCGGGCGGACGAGGCCGACCCCAACTCGGCCTCTACGGAGGAGGTGGACACAGGGATTCACGTGAGGACAGAAGATATCCAGGAGAGTTTGGACGAGGACAACTCTTCTCTCAGGGATTACTCTGATATGGACCCGGATTTTGAGGCTATGACTCGATCCTGTCCTCTTCCCCAGGGGAATGGAGAGAGGGGCGTGAGGAATGGAGATGGgaatggagagaggggagagaggagcagcccAGGTCTTAGCTCGGTGCCCCCAGCCCCTCTGTCCCATGTTCCCAGCCCCGCCTCGTCCTCAGGGGGTTCTGGGGGCGTGGTTCGCATGACCAGCTTCGCTGAGCAGAAGTTCCGCAAACTGGAGGGCCGGAGCAGTGGAGGGACCACCCCCGAAAGCTCTGAGCTCAACGTTCCCAACACACCGCCGACACGAACTGCCACGCCCGAG ATCTCCTGCCCCGCACAACCAGCCCTGACCCCACCCACACCCTCTCCCAGAGACCACACCCACCTTTTGTCATCAGAGATGGTACACCTGAAGATGAAGCTGGAGGAGAAACGCAGAGCCATTGAGGCCCAAAAGAAAAAG GTGGAGGCAGCATTCACACGTCACCGTCAGAAGATGGGCCGGACAGCCTTCCTCAACGTTGTGAGGCGGAAAGGAGTCACGCCGTCGCCCACCAGCCCCAGCCCCATTCCCGGGGGGCCAGACCTGGACAAACCTGCCCAGGATCTCCTACCCTCAGGCAGCCTGGGCCCGGTAGAGAGGTGCAAGCCTGACGGAGCCGCTCCCAAGTCCCCCTGTGAGGAGGGTGTAG GCGTTGGGGTCGGAGAGGTGGACCTTGGAGAGTACACTCGCTCCATCGAGAGGCTGAACACATCCCTGGGGTTTCTGCAGACAGAGATGCAGCGACTGGCCCAGCAGCAGGAGAGGATCATGGCCATGAGGGAACAGCAACAGGCCTGGGTCATACCTCCTCCAGAACCCTCACCACACAG GCAGCTCCGGGAGCTCCGTAGCAACAGTGTAGCCGGACGAGGATCTGTGGGTTCCCTCTCCCCCATCTTGTCCTCAGCTGGAGGGTCCCCTCGCGCCCCTCACCGCTCCCCGGGAGGCATCAAGCGCCGACCGGCCTCCTTCCACTCCAGCACACCCCGCACACCGCGCCCCACGGAGCTCAAGGTGACCCCTTTCAGACGGATGCTCAACACCCCCACATCCGTGGACAGTTTGCCCAGGCTGAGACGCTTCTCCCCGAGCCAGACCCAGGTCACCTCCTTTGCCTACCTGGGACACGATGAGGGTCCAGGGGCTACGGAGGAGGGCaaggagagggggacagggggagcagaggaaCCCTTAAACCAAACCAAACTCCCTGAGACCGAGGTAGCAGCAGCGGGGATAAGGAGTGCAGGCACTCGTCCCTACTCGTCCACTAAAGAGTCAACCaaagagagaggacaggtgGAGGAGAGCGGAGAGGAACGGAGGAAGGAGCAGCTGGCGGAGGTGCTGTCTCAGCCGGTCAGGGACCTGGTGGAGGTGCCTCTATCGTTGCTGAAGCCTCTGGATGGACGGGGACTGGAGAccagtggagagggggagaatggaggagagcTGTATGGAGAAGACCAGAAAATGTGCTGTGGGTTCTTCTACAAG GACGatgggaaaggagaggaggacatgGCGCTGAAGAGAGCTGCTCTTCTGGAGAAGAGGTtgagaagagagaaggaggcaCTGGAGAAGAAACAGCAGCAGGATCTTGAGcaggagctgaagaaggaggAAGCACG GCTAAAAgcagaggaggagcagcagaagAAAGAGGACGATAAGCAGAGGAGGGATTACATAAAGAATGAGTACATGAGGAGGAAGCACTTGAAGCAGGTTGAGGATATGGATGTCAGGCCACGCCATGGAAGTCTGAAAAAAAAGCCCCGCCCCAAATCCATCCACAGGGACGTCATGGAGTCACCCAAACCCCCCGTCCGAGCCACAG GTACTCGACCACGTGGCTTTTCAGTCTCCAGCATGTCCCTGGCCTCCCTCAACCTGGCAGACACCGACAGCAACGCGGGAGATAAGAGGACCCCCAG AGCCAGTAAACTAGGCTCTGTGAGAGGCCATATCTCTTTCTTTTTAAGCTCTCCTACAGAGATTAAGGGAAG GCCTGACTCTGCAGAGGGCAATCTGTCGTCCTGCCCGTCTCGTAATGGAGATAAGGACTGGGAGAACGAGTCCACAACCTCCTCAACTCCATCCAACCAAGAGTATACAG GGCCAAAGCTGTACAAGGAACCTAGCGCCAAGTCCAACAAGCATATCATACAGAACGCTCTGGCCCACTGCTGCCTGGCAGGCAAAGTCAATGAAGGACAGAAGAACAAGATAATAGAT GAAATGGAGAGATCAGGggccaacaacttcctggtGTTGTTCCGAGACGCAGGTTGCCAGTTTCGCTCTGTGTACACTTACTGCCCTGAGACAGAGGAGATCACCAAGCTGGCGGGCATTGGGCCCAAGAGCATCACAGCCAAGATGATTGAAGGCCTATATAAGTACAACTCCGACAGGAAGCAGTTCAGCCACATTCCGGCCAAGACCATGTCGGCGAGTGTAGACGCCATCACCATTGCCCCTCACCTGTGGCAGACCAAGAAACAGGGCACTCCCAAGAAACTGGGGAGTCTGAAGTAG